gttttttttgtctctctatatttttagatattttattatgaGACTTAAGTGCATTCTGGCCAAGCTATTTCAATTCAAGTTACTTCTGAGATTGTCTTCttatattgagttaagtcttacgctaagttaagtaagtcaggccaagggttcgctcaagGTCAGCAATGGCCATTAGGTGTcagccacgtccagggtgtacgCTCGTGGCATGAGACTAATCTGAGGTCACCTTGACCCAACATCCATAAAATCCACAAGAAACTAACTCAACGCCTAAAAGACTAAAACAAGGTCGCGGCCTCTAAAAAATGAACCATGGCCTCACCTAGGCCTATATCCCCTGAATTCAACGGAACTCACACAATTTCTATCCGAGGTTCTGAACCCCAAATATTGACTCGAGTCAACTCAAAgactaaatttttgaaatttcactaCTTAGGACCTCAAATCCCCAAAAACTCCGAATCTAAAATGACAACTCTCACAGCCTAATTCCACATTTTGGGATTGATTGAATCATTAAAATTCCATTCCGACaatcaaaacttaaaaagaTTCTAAAACGCACTTTTAAAGCAACTTAGACTTTCAAGATGACCAACTTAAaaatttctcaacttttaattGAAAGTTCAaactcaattttcaaaacttagCATTAAAGACTCGGGGTCGATAGTGAAAGGGCCAAAATGGTAAATTCATGAAAACCTTTAAAAATGACTGACCGAGTCATTACAGTAAGGGTTCTCCTATTTAGGTTTAGAGTACGTACCTGCACAACCCGATAAATTAGaatgtgattaaaaaaaaaaaacttaaccaactaaacaactaaaaaTCTAAGCCAAgattcataattaaaatcatTGACAGAAAATTTGCGGAAATAATTCCCCTAGAATTTGAAAGTCATGTATCAAAACATCTAACATAGTCTAGAATATAGGGATGCAACCCCAAAGAAAAGGAATCTAAGTCTGAACAATGGACTAAACAAAGTAGATGAATCCATGATAGTCGGAAGAAGCAGTTCACTCATAGATTCTGGAAACGTCTGTATCACAACTATGATCATGCAACAGCCATCGGAATACACCTTGTACCCaaccaaaaaattaaacaagtgcaatatcaCTACACAAAAACAAAAGTGTACTAGTAGGTTCAGTAGTCAACTCCAAATATATGAATATGcacatataattataacttaGTAAAACATGTATAACCCAAGTCAGTGGATATAAACAAGACCCAGTCATCAACCTGACTTAACAACTATATAAAACATTTACAACCtcataacaacaacaactataTAAGTGATTCCACACATCTTCCAAGTAACTCCAGCCACCTAAGGATCCCTAAGATATCATCTACGATATTAAACATGCAATTCCGATCTACACAAGAACCACTCCAGCATTTGAACACAATAATTTGGTCACTCATGGACCAACATGTAATAATTACAGAACAAAATTTTTtcctaccaaacgacccctaagtATTGAGTTGGTATAGAGAGcgtagtatttttttaattcccattttatttttctaatttccttttttatttctctttctttctactTATTTATCTGTATAACTATACATTTTTCACCACTATCATTATTGAAGTTTTTTCAATTGATGTTTGgtattaaaattatcaataactACTGCATTTTATGAATAAACTTTTTTTCAATAGACTTATTTAGTATTCTAACaagttaaatatataaatatattttttaaaaacatactcattaattcatttttttaaaagtcatggtCAAGCATAACAAATTCATAGtgaaataattgtatatttaaaaagtatttccGAACTTAGTAAAAAGTTCAAGAGTCGGAAATGGGCATGACAAAGGTGTTGGTGCCAGAGTTGGCGAGGAACAGTTGTAGAGGCAACTTGAAAAACAAATAGGAATATTTATTGTAAAATTGGGCTATTCATAGAATTCGTTTCTATTGCCACCGGATACCAGCGGAGTCTATGTTTTAAAGTCCTTCACaaagaaacaaaatgaaaaaataaataaaaaatcaaatttatattgaaagaatattttatttgaaaactaGGTAGTTCACACAAAGTATCGGTTAGTCTGAAGCATTATTTGATGCAATTAAATCAGTAGAACCGTAGTGAGTAATTGAGATTCTTTTACAATCACCCATAGGTATGCCTTCTGAACcattatattcttcaaaattgaTAGGCTCTGCTGTGACATGATACGTAGCACCGAAGCTGACAATCCATTAACTTGTTGCAGCTGGGTTACTTGAAGAAAATTTGTCGATACTGTGAGTTGCAAACATTTGCAGCATGACCCTGTTTGTTGTTCAACTGATAACAAACAGGTTTACTGATGTAACACCCTTATGTAGGAGCATTTATACAATTATTGGAATACCATTGTGAgttgttattgaattgatgaacAGTGCGGTTGTTGGAATTGGTGGATCTGTGAATGACCTATGCATCAGTTATTGCAACTGTTTCTTTCTTCAATTCCTCATGTTGAGGAAGAGTTGATAATCAATTAGTTTTGCATACAACTCATTATACTACATGATGATGAAATCTCTTTATCGAATTGCAGTGGAAATCTCATGAAAATCTTATTCGAACACTTTGTACTTTCACTACTAATTCATTATTGGTAAATGAAGCACCAACAGTGGCAAGCTCATTGCAAATAGAGGGCACTTGATGGAGATAATCGGGGATTTAGCAGGAGTCTTTTGATAGTCACCGTGACCTGAGAATTCATGTTTGGGACTTGTTGACATAATCCAAGAGCACAAATACCAAGTAAGTTTAACATTGAAGGCAAAAGAAATAGTTGAATTAACCATAGGATCGACAGGAGCCATTATGGCATTTTGGATCAATTGATTCTAGCAAAACCAAGTGTTGTACCCACTTCTTTACTAATTTGTGTGATAGTTGATTAATGAGCGGGAGAAGATCCGAACGTATTGTGCCCACACATAATCATGGAAATCTGGGCATTTCAGGTAGAAAAGTTTGAGCTGCCAAGAAGCTTTATCAGTAACTGgattaaataaaacaacaatattAGAGTTGGTGCCGTTGGACTCCGCATATCATATGTTCTCAAGCTTGTTAAGAGTAAGTTTGTGGTGGTATATAGTCAGAGGATCGGATgggatttttttttgggggggggggggggggagatttAACATGTGAGCTATGAAACCATACAAGTAAATGAGCAAAATGAAGCAAATATTCGAGAAGGAAAAcgttaataattattaatattaacattataaattTGGTCCAAAGAATATACCAATTACTGATTTGACCAAATCCGAACGCAAAGTCGCACAACAACGACAATGTTAAGAGATGGGAGATGTTCTTGATCTCTCTGCaatgatgaaaaataacaatGTGTATGTAATTTATAATGCATTGACTTGAGCAATATGCTTGTGAGGTTGGCTAACTGCTGGATgcatatgaatatattaatcaaaatgaaGCTTATCATGTCAATGTTTGATGAAATTTATTAGGTGCTTGCAGAATTTATGGCAGtcttcaaatgaaaaatatatattacgcTCTATCTAAAATTAATCCGAAAAGTCGCCTTCTACATGCGTACATCTAAATATAAGGCACTCATGTACAAACAAGTTTCGGCGAGTATGATTTCAGTGATAGTTATATATGGATGACATTAACTTCCTTCAATAACAGTATTGTCTTCGGGATGATAGCTTTCTTCGACAGTacaattgttttgattttttgaagattactaatttttctcatttataaAGAGGTCAATATCTCACCTTGTTCATCAAACATACGGAAACTTGTTAATGAATTTTTCCTCTCTTATTTTCTGTCTCTCATAAGAATAAAGGAATACATCAGATATTTGTTTAATCATAGTTGAAGTTTTCATTactgcatatatatatatatatatatatatatatatatatatatatatatatatatatatatacgcgtGGAAAAAATGGAATGTGAAGGGGTTTGCTCCAAATATATCAgccaaaaaatagaaaaaaatttgacttgCATTCAATGTGTTTCATGCTCTGAGGAAAAGCAAGTGAGGTTGTTCTTCAGCGAGTTTATGATTTTTCACTTCCACAACCTGGTAAAACACGGAATTTTTATTAACACAAAAATAGATTAACTTAagttacaaaagaaatttattttttacctgAAAGCCAACATTTTGATAAAGCTTTTGTGCAGGTCCATTGTTTGTATGTACATGCACAAACACCTTTTCTGCACCTATTACACAAACAACAGATTTAGTCTTTTCGTGATTGATTCTACAACTGTTGCATCCAAATTATATTGCTTACCATATTCTTTAGCCAATCTAATAGCAAAATTCAACATGTTTCTTGCAACACCTTTCCTTCGAGAAGATTTCAGAACACATAAATTTGCAATATAACCATATCTATTAATGGATGATCTCTCAATGTTGCTCAAATCAGGGGCATTCACCCTTCCCTGTTGAATTGAAGACATTTCAAATCTTGACGGGAAAATTGTTACTTATTTATTCAGATTAATTACCCCGGGAAAAGACTCTCCACTTGACAAGTGCCCGATGATTAAATCTAGTGTCCCAACGACACTGTTAAGTACtgtatgtctgataattttatCTTCTGCCCGTACCTGTTGATGTCAACAGTACATATCAGATATGATGAACTAAAACAAGTTTGAAGCTAATTTTCTTGCAAGACAAgagttgaagaaaaataatattatgtgaAGGTAAATTTCTGTTTACAGATTTATTTATACCGCAACAATGCAGGTGCATCTTTGCCCAATTTGTGATTTGCATCTTCTTTTCAAGGCATTAAACTCCTGCATAGTGGAACTATGAGATATTATGCACTGCGCATACGTTTTTCATGTAACACTTGTAAATTACCTGCTCTGCATATTTCCTTTTATAGTTATTGACGAATCTGCATTATCAAAGACGAAAATGATTAAAGATTTCTTGTAGTTAACTATCCAATCCGACCCATTAGCTTTTGACTTCCCTGATTATTCGTGAAGCCATAGGTTTTTACTAACccattgatttattttttaatctatgaTAAGTATGGTTGGATTGGATATTTTATCCGATCCTACCAAAGGTAGGGTGTGTTGGTTGAtggtataataataataccatTATTGCATAAAAATTGTCATAATATGATGGatcatttatattaattaaagtaCGATATAAAGAATTCATATAGCCAATTCCGACTAGTTGATTAATGATTCATTTATATGCATACTTTTTAAGTGCATAACAGGGTAGGGTGCATACCGATCATGTTGGCGATTTTCCCAGTGAGATTCAGCTCGCAGCCATGCTGCTCTCTGTCAATTATTAAAGCTAAACATAGTGAAAACACGAGCTATTGGATCTTAAATTATGAAGAAGGATACTAACCCAATATTCTTCATCAAGCACTGCTTCATGTGCCATGAACTGATGTCGATTTTCCTGATCCAACACTTGTTCATCCAATCGATCACAATGGAGATTCGATTTGCATGTTGATTCAGTCTCAGATTGTGGAATGGCATATCGCAATTCTCTAAATACTTGTTTCTTCCCCTTGCTTGAGGAATTGAGATTCGATGATCTTGCTGACATTATCAAGAATGCTGAAATACTCTCATGTATTGCCCTTTTACAAAAAGAATTTGTGAGGTAACCACTAGAAGTAGCCATTGTTGACATTCTcttctaaaattaataattaggaTCTTTCTTGATTCTTGAGCACCAAACAGAGAGCACGAACtcaataaaagtaattttattttcctctttttgtCTCACTTTCTACCTTTAACTTCTCATATTAGAGTTGCACAAAACTATATTTAATCACGACTGTGGATAAAGGAGGAGATACTAATCACAAGTGTGGAAAAAAGAGGAGATAGCACACTGATTGATTTTTACTTTCTTACTTCTCATATTAAGGTAAAACTTATCTGAATCGCGTGtttatattaaatcaatacATACATGTTTTGTGTTGAAACTTATTgttcattttactttattaaaccACTGAcattatttcttttcctttgctTACTTTGGTATATTAACAATATCATAAATTCCacaatttctaaaataatttttatttataaaagtattCTCCATAAATATGATAGAAAgaatataaatacaattaataaatataatatttttttttaatatactctACCAAACATTCCTAATGCCTAGAGTTTTTGTCAATGTGCTGGTAAATTTTGGTTGTCCttgtccaatttttttttggtttctttCGGTTGTCCTTAtgcgaaaaaaataaaattatttttcacctagtgttaaatattcatattaaaattgaactaaatataaatttaaatatcaaaaaattccatttaaaaggaaaaatatttcttaacaATAACACTTTCATATCTAAAAGCACTCAAATTCAAAAcctcataaataaataaataaaattatcacttCACTGCAACCTCCTTACGCAAATTTGAGTTGTGGAGCACATGGGTTTGGAAAGGAAACCGTTAGTGGATACAATTATTAGGTAAAGGTATGTATATCATTGTCATCCATATGTGGATCTATAGCAGCCGCCCAATTGCTTCCTTGTCCTCCTCGCGTTACATTTGAATATCTTAATACCAAATTGGGATCACAGATTTTAGGCTACctttgtctttttttaaaacaattgacttgttaagttgtctatttattgaCATATATttttgggtatgtagcaagaattgatgagaaatagagggaaggagaggaactTGAAAAGCTGGAAACTTGAAAAGTCGTCTtatgctttaataaaaaaggcaattgtccctcatcggtaatggaaaggaaaataggagagtttaaatacataaacactcttattaattgttaaaagggttggaaagagggacccccctcgtgCCGTTGTCGCTTCGGCTTCcggtttaatttaaaattcccGTCATGactattctgaaaggttgcaactttcaggaactgtcaataccatttgaaaggttgcaaactttcattaatgatcGTGTCCACtgagtcttcagaatattttctAACGAATTTTCTggtcttccttcttcttctaaacacatatttcttcgtgttatattccaaatcaaacctcggatactacaGGGGAATAATTTTCTCAAAGGGGCATtctgaattcagtggacttgattttcttccaaaCTAAAAGTTTAtttcagattctggtaagtttttgCAGATTTAAGTATTgttgagaaataaatttttctgTTCATCTTGCTTACTGGTTCTATAAATTTCAGTTACTTTGTGTTTCTAaacaatttattaaaatcaGTAATTTTCTAGTTTTGATAACACAGGTTGGTtgacaatcttaaggaaattaattttttgaaatcaatgtttctggtggagacaaaaatcttcgtgattttatactcctttaacaGAAATGGCaaacactggtgttacagtggctgttgctgcaccaaccTGAATTCTTGTACcacaagcagagaaaccgggtaaattcacaggtgtgaatttcaaaggatggcagcaacgagtatttttaTGGATTACCACTCTTCGTCTgtagaaatttacaagtgaagatactccagttcctgctgatgatatgccagacagggaaaaattcatgattattgaagcatggaaacagtcagacttcctatgtaaaggttacattttgagtgttttagaggatgacttatataatgtctatagtgcaataacaacttcaaacgAGTTGTGcgatgcacttgagaagaaatataagacagaagatgtatgcttgaaaaagtttgtggttgcaaagtttttagactataaaatagTAGATaataaaactgttggatcacaagtgcaggaacttcaacttgttCTCCATGAtttgattgctgaagatatggtagtaaatgaagcttttcaagtgtCTGCAATGAATGAGAAGTTACCTCCTTCGTAGaacgatttcaagaattatctaaagcacaagcgtaaagaaatgaagcttgaagatcttgtgatacggctcaagattgaggaagataacaaaaACGTCGAAAAGAAGTTgtgtaagagttcaacaattattggagttaatattgttgaagaagatcctaccaaaaacaaaaagagaaagaagtccaacggcCAGAAGTCAGAATatgccaagaagaaattcaaaggcaactgttacaATTATGGCAAGACTGGTCATAGctcttctgattgtcatgctccaagaaaggacaaaaacaaagccCAAgacaaaagtcaagcaaacatcgtggaaaagatggaagatgtAGATGAattgtgtgcaatgatatcggagtgtaacttagttggaaatcccaaggagtgatttctcgactcaggtgccactagacatatttgctctgcgaaagaagcctttgcaatgtacactcctgctgagtacaatgaagatttattcatggaaAACACAACAACAGtaaggattgcaggaactgggaaagtaatgttgaaaaggACATCTGGCAAGATGTTGACTttgaacaatgttctgcatgtccatactattaggaagaattcaGTTTCTTCTGCACTACTCAATAAGAACGGGCTTAAGTGTGTCTTAGTTAGTGATAAAACtataataagtaagaatgaatgttcataggaaagggctacctcaatgagggtcttttcaaactaattGTAATAGTtgttgacagtattaataaaaattttgcttctgtttacttattggagttaagtgatttatggcatgcccgtttgaGACATGTAAATTACtaagccttgcgaaaattgattaatttaaaagttttgcctgattttaaatgtgATAAGTCGAAATgcgaaatttgtgtggaaaataagtttgttaaacatccttacaagtccgttgaaagaaattctaaaaactttagacttaattcacacagatatatgcgatatgaagtcaacatcaTATTgtggtggaaaaaagtattttttaactttgattgatgattgcactcgattttgttatgtatatttgcttaatagtaaggatgaagcaattgatgcatttaatcaatacaaaaatgaagtggaaaaccaattgaatctaaagataaaaatgattcggagtgatagaggtggagaatatgaatctccttttgtagagatatgtttggaatatggtattattcatcaaactactgcaccttatacaccacaatgaaatggtttggcagaacggaagaacagaacattaaagaaaatgatgatTACCTTAATGATAAATTCTTGTTCACCGTGAAACCTTTAGGGGGAAGCCTTCCTTACagataaaatactcaatagagtaccccatctaaaaacacaatcaatttcatatgagttgtggaaaggaagaaaatcctaacttgaaatatttcaaagtgtgggggtgtttagcaAAGGTAGAGATTTCTTTACCGAAGAGAGTTAAAATTAGACCCAAAataatagattgtgtctttattgggtatgttgtgaatagtaaagcatgtcgatttttggttcacaaatctgataatcctgagattcatattaatacgataattaaatcagataatgcagagttttttgaaaatatttatccgtataaaactgaaagtgagtcaacaagtgaaagacctaaacgaccacgagaagaatcgatggaaaatattctaactagtgaggaacctaggcgtAGTACTCAACAACGAAAATCTACttctttcggaccagattttgtagcactattgcttgacAATGAgtctcaaacatttaaagcagctatgtcttcgtTAGAGTCAACTTATTGAAAAGAAGCAGTCAacagtgagattgaatcaattttaagcaatcacacttgggaattaGCTGATCTTCCTCTaagaaataaacctttaggatcaaagtggatctttaaaaggaaaatgaaccCTGATGGGagtattgacaaatataaggctagactggtagtcaaagggtatagacaaaaggaaggttttgactactttgacacatactctccaataacaaggataacatcaattaggatgtcaATAACACTAGCAAcggtgcatgatcttaaaatccaccaaatggatataaagacaaccttcttaaatggagagttggaggaataaatttacatgaaacaacctgaagggtttatagttcctggtaaagaaaagaatgtgtgcagacttgtgaagtcactttatggactcaagcaagcacccaaacaatgacatgctaaatttgaccaaacaatgTTGACAGATGGATttaagattaacgaatgtgataaatgtgtttacattataaaagttatgaatcatgaagtcattgtttgtttgtatgttgatgacatgttaatattgagtaaagaaattaagatataaatgctactaagcgcatgttatccagcaagttcgatatgaaagacttacgAGTTGCtaatttgatcttaggggtcaggattatcaaaactccctaGAGACTAAcgttatctcaatctcattatattgaaaaagtattggataagtttaAATACTTGAATTGCAATGTTGTTAAAACTCCAATTGAtataagttgtacatttaaaaagaatgaaggtcaaagtgactctcaattggaatatgccagagtgttggaaagtttgatgtatattataaaTTGCACGGGACCAGATATaacatgtgctattagtaaattgagtcggtacactagtaataCGAATCAAGTTCTCTTATGCTTTAATGTAAAAGACaattgtccctcatcggtaatggaaaggaaaataggagcgtttaaatacataaacactcctattaattgttaaaagggttggaaagacgGACCCCCCTGCGTCGTCGCCGTCGTCG
This DNA window, taken from Solanum lycopersicum chromosome 5, SLM_r2.1, encodes the following:
- the LOC101263025 gene encoding GCN5-related N-acetyltransferase 6, chloroplastic-like, whose protein sequence is MSTMATSSGYLTNSFCKRAIHESISAFLIMSARSSNLNSSSKGKKQVFRELRYAIPQSETESTCKSNLHCDRLDEQVLDQENRHQFMAHEAVLDEEYWRAAWLRAESHWENRQHDRFVNNYKRKYAEQEFNALKRRCKSQIGQRCTCIVAVRAEDKIIRHTVLNSVVGTLDLIIGHLSSGESFPGGRVNAPDLSNIERSSINRYGYIANLCVLKSSRRKGVARNMLNFAIRLAKEYGAEKVFVHVHTNNGPAQKLYQNVGFQVVEVKNHKLAEEQPHLLFLRA